The stretch of DNA CCAAAGTTGAAAATTGTTGTGGTGAGTTACAACATCTTCAGGAGGGGCTATGTTTCCACCATCTAGGGTAACAAAAAAGGTATAAAAACTATCCAAGATCGCTACTCCTTCAAAATTACTAAACAAACTTACTCCCCAACCTATTAAGGTATCAAAAGGCTCAATGACCACTAAAGCATTAATCACAGGAATAGACGTGGTTACTGTAATAAGACCTGCTGAAAAGAGAAGAACTAACGCTCCTACAAACATCCAAAATTCACGAGAATAAGCACTTTCTTCTTTTTTAGGTGCTGGAATTTCCTTTCGACGATAGGCATAGAAACCAATCCCTGCAAACAGAATTGCCCCCATAAAAAGTACCATCTGCCATTCCATTCCCATCTCGGTAAAAGCATGTACGGAAGTTTCTCCTAAAATACCACTACGTGTCAAAAAAGTAGAATAAACAATAAGAAAGAAGGTCAACAAATAAAAGAAGTAGGTACTTTTGGTAGAATAACCTGTTGCTCGTGCCACCAAAGTAGTATGTATACCAGCAATTAAGGTAATCCAAGGCACCAAAGAGGCATTCTCTACAGGGTCCCAAGCCCAATATCCCCCAAAACTCAAAGCTTCGTAAGCCCAAACTCCTCCCATAAAAATTCCTGTTCCTAATACCGCTCCACTAAATAAAGCCCACTTCAAAGCAGGTTCCATCCATCCTGTATGATCGCCTTTCCAAAGCCCTGCTACAGCATAGGCACAAGGAACGATTGTCGTTGCAAATCCCAAAAATAAAGTAGGCGGGTGAATGGTCATCCAATAGTTTTGAAGCAATGGGTTTAATCCTGTTCCTTCTATTGAGCTCAAATAATTAGGTGTATTAAAGATGGGCGCAAAATGTACATCACGCAACAACATAAAGGGACTTCCTCCTATTCTCACCTCTCCTAGATGATAACAATCTGCCAAAATCAACAGCATCAAAATCAGAGAAGGTAATACAGCTGCTATTTTAAATTGCGTTTTTAGGTGTTGAGGTCCTTTAAAAATCAAAATCGTAAATAATCCTGTCAAAAGCAACCAAACAAAACCACTACGCCCATATATGTTTCCTAAAAAAGCATAATCGGTGCTTTCTGGATCGCCTCCATTAAAATACAGCCCAAGGATAAAAAATACAAAGAAAATTTGTGCAAACGAAAGCACTGTCATTACAGGTTGCTCCCATTGTTTGGCCGTTTTGATTAAAACAAATCCTAGGATAGAATGCCAAAACAGCCACAGCAAAAAACTACCTTCTTGCCCTTCCCAAAAAGCAGCAAATGTGTATCGAAAAGGTAAGGTATCAGAGACATGACTCCACACATAGTCATACTCATAATACTTATTAATCATCATAAAAAAGATCAGCACAATTACACTGATAATAGAAATTCCATGTGTAATAAACGCTGCACGCCCAATCTTACGCCAGTTGTTTTTTTGAGTTTCCTCCTGTTCGTTCGTCCCCAAAGCATAACTAATGGTTGACAAAAGCGCTGTTACAAAAGCTAAAAAGATTAAAAATTGTCCTAGCTGCCCTACCCAAAGATGCTCACCAATGTATTGTATCATTTTCTTTTTTTTCTATCTCGTTGATGTAAAAGTTGCAAAAAAACAAGCACTGTTTTAATTGTTAAACAACTTCGTATAGTTTATATGATAAAGTTTAGCATTCCATTGCTCTAAATTAAAAATTGGAAGCAATTCCAATGAATCCTCCAATTTTTAATGATTACTGTTTGTACGTTTTCATTCCTTCAAAGCTCCTTTATTCTAGAGCATCTCTTTGAATTCAAAACCAATTAAGCACACAAAACTTAAGCGTCTTCAAAGATCAAATTTTCATTCTGAATCATTTCATCTTGATATTTAGAAGGACATTTGAGTAAAATATCGTGCGCAACAAATACATCTCCTTTCATCTGACCTTTTAGAACAATTTGTTCTGAGCGCTCAAATTCAGCAGGTTTTTCTTTCTGACAAATGACTTTGTGCTCTTTTCCCTCCTCGTCTTTCATATAAAAGGAAAAAGAATTCGCATCCTTTTCTGGATTGTAAACAATCTCTTTGTCTATAGACAAATGCCCAACTACTTGATGAATACTATTGGGTTGTTC from Aureispira anguillae encodes:
- the ccsA gene encoding cytochrome c biogenesis protein CcsA, whose translation is MIQYIGEHLWVGQLGQFLIFLAFVTALLSTISYALGTNEQEETQKNNWRKIGRAAFITHGISIISVIVLIFFMMINKYYEYDYVWSHVSDTLPFRYTFAAFWEGQEGSFLLWLFWHSILGFVLIKTAKQWEQPVMTVLSFAQIFFVFFILGLYFNGGDPESTDYAFLGNIYGRSGFVWLLLTGLFTILIFKGPQHLKTQFKIAAVLPSLILMLLILADCYHLGEVRIGGSPFMLLRDVHFAPIFNTPNYLSSIEGTGLNPLLQNYWMTIHPPTLFLGFATTIVPCAYAVAGLWKGDHTGWMEPALKWALFSGAVLGTGIFMGGVWAYEALSFGGYWAWDPVENASLVPWITLIAGIHTTLVARATGYSTKSTYFFYLLTFFLIVYSTFLTRSGILGETSVHAFTEMGMEWQMVLFMGAILFAGIGFYAYRRKEIPAPKKEESAYSREFWMFVGALVLLFSAGLITVTTSIPVINALVVIEPFDTLIGWGVSLFSNFEGVAILDSFYTFFVTLDGGNIAPPEDVVTHHNNFQLWIGVLVAFLSGVVQFLAYKKEDMTGKYGNRFAAYITVALMVSIVITIPVMWASGILAWQYWLLVGCGIFSILTNVSYLIAVLKNNMKLAGSVLSHVGFGLMLVGVVFSGALKHALADPFASKELDGLLGDLNKQTNKNILVPYGQTVQLTNGFTVSYTKNWTEGNAQFFELNFLKKDAEGNIVDRFITTPNVLHDTLPNGNLKFRAANPNTKHYIHQDVFTLAVPSWAFFDPEAEEKADTTTWQPKHIAVGDTFYTNRYYIVYKANDATTYDHKDYKHVEGDIPVTAILTIKDINTQEEEEARVLYYIRGRQQFSLPTVLDGLGLEFKLTNILPQEGKVIMQVKDKAPKRDYVVVQALIFPGIQLVWIGCIMMMFGLLFSGVQRIQRKKKKGEEKEGDEMVVEEKEAS
- a CDS encoding cytochrome c maturation protein CcmE gives rise to the protein MKKTQIIGLIAIAIAISSLITIAGASSTYTNFATAIEQPNSIHQVVGHLSIDKEIVYNPEKDANSFSFYMKDEEGKEHKVICQKEKPAEFERSEQIVLKGQMKGDVFVAHDILLKCPSKYQDEMIQNENLIFEDA